The following is a genomic window from Nicotiana tabacum cultivar K326 chromosome 3, ASM71507v2, whole genome shotgun sequence.
TTGATGATTTTGCAGGACAGAGTTGGTCAGTTGACTGTGACAAATTGAAGAAATGTTGGTCCAACAATTTTTGGTCTTCAATTATATAATTAGTCTGAAAACTCAAAGATGTCCCGTTTAGATGTAAAGACCACCTATCTGCTGTAACTACATTTTGAGAAAGAAAGAGCAGAAAGAGAAAACAGCTCCAAATATATGGGATTAATGACTGATTGTTTTACTGAATTACCTACTACTGGAAGTGCTGAAAATGTTGCCCTGTAAATACCAAGAACCTGAAGGATGCTGGAGGTCATGTAGCAACAAACCTTGTCTATTATTAAGGACTCTGTAGACGGTGTATGTATCCTGTTAAGGAATTGAAGGATATTTGAGGAGTAACAAAACATATACTGGTTGTATCTACGGTTACTAATACAGAGCTACATGCTTAGCTTAGAATGGCTCACACTATGGTCATGTAAAAGTTTTTTAGTATACTTTGCTTGGATTATGACCGATTGTATTCAGAAAATATAGATGTAATGTCTGCAGTTAGGATAAGCATTTAACAGTCACCTGAAGTTTAGGTTCACAGGGAGGAGCTAGAGTTGTCAGCCGATTATTGGGTACTTATACATACAATTTGTGTTTTATGTAAGGGTGTACCTTTTATTGTAGAGTAACAGATGGGAGTATGTGTGCATTTAGTCAGTGAGGATCCTCAGTTACTGATGCTATGAGTCTTTCAAGCCTCTTGAATGTCATTTTATACTCAAGGGAGAACTTGATATTTTTGGTACCGGATGATAATGGTCTTATGTGAACCCCCACCCCCTtccaaaataatataaaattcaAAAGGGGAAGAAATAATTCTATTAGGAGTTTGCTTTTTGCAAAAAAAAGTTTCTTCTATTACATATGGAAATATTTTCGATGTGACACTGATGCCCTTGCTGCTTGTTGACCATTCTGGAGCTGGTTAATTACAGGTCCATCCAATATTGTCTCAATTGAGTCTGAAGAACAGTTCAATACTTCACTTCGCAAAGTACAAGGTATTTCCATGTGATTAGGCTCAACAATATACCTGTTTAATTTGTGTATGTTAGGACTTATGGCTCCCACACTTGCTCAATATCTGTTCTTATGTTGCAGATGAATCTTTGCCTGCAATATTCTACTTTACTGCTGTCTGGTGTGGACCCTGTAAGCTTGTTAATCCTTTTTATCGATGCATATCTTTTTGTTAATATTCTTTTTATCACTGCATAATTTCAAAGATGAAATGTCCTGCATAGATTTCTATTCACTTCATTTACGTTTCCTTGAAGACCTCTCATTGTACATCATGTCAAAGCAATGAAAAGGGCAATGTCTTGCTTTCCAATTAGCTTTTCTTTAATAAGTAAATAATTTTACTATTGATGCATCTCCTGGGTGCTATTCATGATTACTTCAATGCTCCTTTCCTTTTTCAGGCAGGCTGTTATCTCCAGTAATTGGCCAATTGAGTGAGAAATATCCTCATGTGACAACATATAAAGTTGACATTGACAAGGTAAAGAAATGTCTTCCTGTTGTAATGTGTCTTAGAATCCTTTCAGGAACCCCTATTAATGCGTCATGCAAATCGCTCTTTTGGGGTGCTGATAGGTGTCAATTCTTCTTCGCTTCCTTTTTTTGGATAagttgaaattattatttttaaatgatgCACCAAATTGGTGCTCTTATACAAAAGAAGATACATCAGACTAGAGTACAACATTAGGGCATCTATAAAGTAATGTAATCCTCCGATCGTGAAATAACAACACAAAACAGAGATTTGAGTCTTCAGATTGCTGACACCATGATTGTCCAGATCATCAGTATTGTTTTAATTGTTGTCAAGAGCAAAAACTCTAACCAAAAGCATACTCATTTGTCACCGCATCCCAATTGACAAATGATTACTGAATATCCATGCAGTCCTTTTTTCACTCATTTCTGTTGCACCCTCCTTGTAAACATGGCCAACCTCTTGTATTTTTAGATGAAACTTAGAATCGTCACCTATCTAACCCTGCCTAGACCATCACCATCTTCTTATTCATAAGACGCCTGGCACTCCAATAGTTTCAATTACTTGACTACTACCCCTTTCATATTTGTGCTCCCTGTTCCTTCATAATTCACTGTGGATGTCAATCTCCTCAATCCCAATATGTTCCTTCTTTCCTTTCAGATTACAGCAGGAGTACTATTCTTCCTTTCTTGACACACCACCAGTGTAACTAGTTATATTTGGTCTCACTATAACAACCGTGTAACCTGaaatattttgcttcatatcaataATCTAACTTTGACACCTGGTACGTCTCGAATTCTAGTTTATCTAATGTTGTTTTATTTTGATACATATGTCACTTACAGCTATTCCAAGGTTTTGAGTCTTTTGGTGAATCTTCCTTTACGTTATAAAAATTGAGAAAATTGacattggaattggatgaaaAAAGAAACATTAATACTAGGACTTGGATAGTTATGTTAGATTCATTATGATGTAACTTGTAAGACATCTTTTATTTGTCTGTTCTTTTTACCTGCTGCATAGCTATTTAGTTTATTTCCACCTTTTTGTTTCTGGCAAATACTTAAATTAGATGTCTGTGTATGATGCTCTGAAGTCTGATCACAGCTAAAAATGGGTCTTGATTCCTGATTGTGGCTGTTCAACTTACTGGGGAATATTACAGAGAAACTCTTCTGGAGATTTGTGTGAAATAGATAATGGACATTTTTGAAATTGATATTAAGTTGCATATTACTTGGGTTTAACATCTATGTTTGTTTAATTTGTGAACCCCCTGGATCCTGATTGTATGACATCAGACAATGGGTAAACAACTGCCCAGACCAAACAGAAATAAACCCTTTTTCTTGGATGAGTGAAGCAGAATTCCTAAATTACTGGTTTGATTGGAAAAAAGCAGCTCTTTTTGTTGTTGCTTTCGTCACATTGAATTCCAAGATAATTTTTGAATGTTAGGGTTGTTTAGTTACCCTGATGATGGTCTCTAGCATACCGAAGTCATTAAAGTCGTAGGCTCGTAGCCAGCTGTAAGTCATGTTTACCTGAACTTTTTTTTTATAGCTCGTAGCCAGCAACCATGTCTACCTGAACTTTTTTTAACATAGAATCCCCCCTGAGATGTAACCTGTTATTAGTGCTGTTGCACATATATTCAGCCTAGAGTTGTTGCTGCTGCTTGAAAATAATGCTAGGGTGGTCAAATGGTTGGCTTCAAGTCCTGTTCTTGTGagtgttgattttattttaatatgcTGGCACGTTGAACCCAGTGTTTTGGATAGCGTGCGGTGACAAATAGCGACGAGGGCCCGCTTCACTGAGGCGAGAGGCGCGCAGCGAAGCGCTCGCCTTTTTTATGTGAAGCGACAATTTATACgaaaacataaaatattatatacatctaactaaaaactcaataacaataatatattaataaatatatcatTCAAAAGCTACAAACTCAATAGATAGTCATAGACTCACTGAAGAACAGAGCATCAAAAGAAAATTAAAGCTACTGCCTGACTGCTTCTGCTCGATTTTGAAAAACAgagcataaaaaaaaaaaaatacagccTCTGCTCTGAAACAACAGAGCTGAAAGAGATGATGGAAGAAACAGAGCAAAGAACCCAAAAACAgagcaaagaaagaaagaaagaaagaaagaagaataacagagcaaagaaagaagaagaaaacagagCTGAAAGATGatggaagaaagaaaaacagCGATCactgaagaaagaagaagaaaaagaaaaaagaagaccaGCAGTGGTGGTCgaccagaagaagaagaaagtagaagaaaaaaggagaagaagaaaagaaaagaaagaaacataacTGGTGAAGAAGGGGCGGCTGATGGCTGAcgatggaagaagaagaaaatgtgaACCCAAGCCCTAATTTTGTTGAAGGAGAACTGGAGAAAAGGGTCGCTGCTCGTATTGTGAGAAGTGATTTAACCCAAGCCCTAATTTGTTGTTTTAGACTTTTAGTAATAAACAGATGCCTTTTCTTGCATTATATTCAAATAGCGATGCCTCGAATCGCTTCTCGCATCGCAGCGCCTCTCGCTACAAAGTTAGAGGCGCTCGCTTTTCTTCATCGCAACGCAACAGACCAGGAATGGAGACACTGCCTCGCATCGCATTGCTACACGCTTTTAGCGCTGTAGCGAGCGCTATTTATAACACTGCTTTGAAGTGCTGAAGACTGCTTGTCATTTTTCTACATTAAGGCTTGCATTATAAGGAACATCAGCTGGTAGTATTCTCTGTTTGAAAAAGTGAGGTATCTTGGAGCTTATCGCTTGCCATCCCTTTGAAGTCGGCATGTTTGGTATTTTTAGTTTTGACATTGTTGAATTTGTGTGCAGATAGCAGTTGAAGTACTATTAATATGTTTAATTTGGACCTGAGTTTATCTGCAGATAACAAGTGATGAatttataattcataatttggCAAAAAGGAAGAATTGATAAAAAGAACATCATATGGCTAATTCGTTAAGATCATGGGTTTGCCTTCTGATGAAAGATGAAGTCTATGCTACGCGTCCTAGTTCGAATACTTTCTGATAATATGTTATGATGCTTAAATTTGTTAGTTTCTTAGCCATTAGTTTAAAAAATTCCTTAGATTAAATTTTTGTAATTCTGTAGAACTCAGTTGTTGCATTTTGGCTCTCCAAGCCTTCCAATTTAGTGGTTAATCCACTTGCATTCAATTGATCCTATCCACTTGTACACTGAGCATGTTTCCACATGCAGGAGGGGCTTGGAAATGCATTGAGCAAGTTGAACATTCACTCTGTGGTAAATATCAACTCCCTTCTTCTCCTTATCTTCTCTGAAAGCAGACACATGAATACGCGTAAGGATTAAATCAATTTAAAGATTATTATGATCAAGCAGTTAAACTTTATAACTGATCACAAATCTTATATACATGATACTGTTATATCTATCAAAAGATTTCTAAAGAATATGTTTTCTTTGTCCATTATCATAAACATATACTTGACCAGtttttgttcttgttattctCTCACTCTACTGTGCTGGTAAGATATATTCGGCTAGAAGTATATAGTACTCTCTGTTTGTGATCTTTCTAGGAATTAGATATGCATGCTTTTCTACATTTAAATAACACAAAGCAGAATGAAGTTTGTTTCCAATAAATGGGTGAGTGATGGAGTAGAAATAACAATTTGGAGATCCCGAATTCAAATCCCAGCCAACGCTGGGTGTGAACCCATCTACTCTAACCTTGTGAGTGGGTTCATCCGACACCTGTGCTTGTGGGTTGTAACAGACTGCTCGGTTGATTAGTGTGTGCAAGTTGGCCCGACCACCACCTTCGaataaaggagaaaaaagaaagatgctaagttcaaATTAGCTCGGAAGAAAACCTATATAAAATTTAGCGATTAAGTTGTAAGAATGTCTAGAGATGGACTTTCCAGTAATGTAATATGATGTTGTGCAAAGCCAATCAGGGATAGAGATCCAAGGCATGTCTTTCCAAAAAACTAAGATGTTCTTGTTTATGAACAAAGGGCATCTTAGAGAGCATGATGCTCTAGACGCTGTCAACCCCTTGTCATGTCTTGGTTATGCAGGTTCATAAACTGTTAGGGAGAGCAGGTAATGGTTGGAAACAGGTGTTGTCCAGAGTTCCACTAGTTAATTAGCTCAGGGCCAAGGATGATTTATCCATTTCTCAAAATTCGAGGTAAGGTTTTAGATTGTTTTTGTGGGAAATGGACATATTGACTAGAATGTGGTGGTTAAATTATTGTCAAGAACAGAAAATGTTAGAAAGGAGAACCATGAAAAGAGGATTTTGTGTCATAGAGAGTgctggaaatacatgaaaaagATCTAATGTTTGAGAGAGCGGAGATTTGTGTCTTAGTGGAGATGCATGTACACTATTAGAGAAGATTAGGGTTTTCATGAGTATTCTCCTCTAGAATGTATTCAATGTATGCGGAAATTCCAGATCATGTGATGTTTCATCAAAGGGGAATACTTTGAATCAAAGAAGATAAAGATATCACAAGAGACTGAGAGCTTACTCTGGTGCTATGAGGTTTTCGAAATAAAAATTGATGATTCTGGTGATGTATATTAAGTTCATAATCAGATGgtttaacaacaataacaactactactactgctacccagtaaaatcccacaaagtggggtctggagagggtaatgtgtacgcagatcttacccctacatTGATGATTCTGGTGATGTACATTAATTAAGTTCATGGTCAGATGGTTAAACAGAAACGTCAAAATCTGGTTTGAGTTATACATGGTTCATCGGTAGTCAATTTCTCTCTCTATATAAACTGAAACTATTCATCATATGCAGCCTACATTACACTTCTTTCAAAATGGGAAGAAAACATCTGAAGTTATTGGTGCTGACGTTCAACGCTTGAAAGATACCATGGAAGAGCTCTACAAATGATTTTTACCTTGAAACAATTCATGTCTGTGTTGAAGCTGATATCAGGTCTGGTTCTACAAACAGTAACTCTGGCGTTTTGAACTTTTATAGTTTCAGTAATCATTCCTAAAATTTAAGTATGCTCAAATGTAATGTTATCTGGTGCTGATTGTTATATTTTGGTTTCCCCCGAAAGCTTGTTGTTCACAAGGCAAAATGGCATCTCTTTTTCACAGCAATTCGTTACACCCCTCCTCCAAGTATTGTATAGATAAAATTATTCTTTTCTTGCTAAAGTTTATATCTCCCaaatttacatcaaaattaatttattctataagatTTCTAACATTATTACTTTGATGAATTAAGATTTTAATGTATtttgtaaatttatttttatagtgttatatatttttatataaaaacacAGTGAGAATATTAGAGTTCAGGGGTAATTAGGCCAACTTAACTTTCAGTTGTGTACTTGATAAAAAATAAGTTTAGGGAGGTTCCGATCTCTTCTGCCTTCTATGTTTATCCAAAAGTAAGGTTGTACCACCAAGCAAATGAGACGTGATAGCCACATAAAATGTTTCTTCAAAACTGTTCATTTGGCTATGAACAAACATCGGATTAAATAATTAACTATTCTTCTAGATAACATCGTGACactattcttccaaatctatCATTTGCCTAAAGAACTTTTTTACTTCACTACGTCATAGTCTTCCTTCACTGGATTTACTTATTCATTAAAAAAGGTTTATTGCTTTGCTTTTTTAAGAAGTTAACTCACTTTAATTTTATGCGTTACATCTACTTAAACATTAGTCATTTCAGTTGATCTCAAGCAaattaagtgggcgtttggacataagaattgtaaaagtgaaaatgatatttgaaaattagagttctgtttggacatgaatataattttgtgttgtttttaaatttttgtgagtaCTGGgagtgaattttgaaaaatagtcttttggagtttttaaattttcgaaaaattccaaaattttcaagttaaaattgaaaattttatgatttcgaaaaaaaagtaaattattttagaaaaaaagtagaaaaattcttatgtccaaacggactCTAAAATGGTAGACTGGGATAGAACGTAGGAGGACAACAAGGACACAACGAGGTTGTCCCGTGATATTACCCTTGTGCCTTCCCCTTGTAAGCCACAAGCATGAAACTTTAGTCATATCAGCTGGTGATTAGTTCCTCTTCCTCTCCCCAAACCCCAATTAGTAGTATTTCTTATTTAACTTGTATACACTAACAAATGTAAGACTTTTCATGGCTAATTTCTTATTCTTG
Proteins encoded in this region:
- the LOC107815709 gene encoding thioredoxin O2, mitochondrial, with translation MRGISVILRRLIGCRSSFIAPGGRSSELGQTLMVSSAATVSYSTLTLLEKPNLLPGFQITANLIPDLQSHNVLNHSRNFSSPASSGPSNIVSIESEEQFNTSLRKVQDESLPAIFYFTAVWCGPCRLLSPVIGQLSEKYPHVTTYKVDIDKEGLGNALSKLNIHSVPTLHFFQNGKKTSEVIGADVQRLKDTMEELYK